In Vanacampus margaritifer isolate UIUO_Vmar chromosome 9, RoL_Vmar_1.0, whole genome shotgun sequence, the following proteins share a genomic window:
- the LOC144057317 gene encoding uncharacterized protein LOC144057317 isoform X1, translated as MAGYDWLRKQNQTNLVRTSLCLAMSTQTYNLCTHPILPHHHCCYFTRSFSVHGREALLYGHSGIVRGAGNYTGTDLSAGPLVTCGVRTQFCDVTSFHRHVITLRLFLRDVTQAGGKNQNNNEERGKQCPDLHSDHKTQT; from the exons ATGGCTGGCTATGATTGGCTAAGGAAGCAGAACCAGACAAATTTAGTAAGGACGTCACTTTGCCTTGCCATGTCAACACAGACCTACAATCTTTGT ACTCATCCCATTCTGCCTCATCATCACTGCTGCTATTTCACAAGGAGCTTCAGTGTCCATGGCAGAGAAGCCTTGCTTTATG GACATTCAGGTATAGTGAGGGGGGCAGGGAATTACACAGGAACCGACCTCTCAGCCGGCCCGCTCGTGACCTGCGGTGTACGAACCCAGTTTTGCGACGTCACGAGTTTTCATCGTCACGTGATCACCTTGAGACTGTTTCTCCGTGACGTCACACAAGCAGGAGGCAAAAATCAGAACAACAACGAGGAAAGAGGAAAAC AGTGCCCTGACCTCCACTCTGACCACAAAACCCAGACGTGA